A window of Cottoperca gobio chromosome 16, fCotGob3.1, whole genome shotgun sequence contains these coding sequences:
- the LOC115021337 gene encoding uncharacterized protein LOC115021337 isoform X2: protein MLCPAAVSAAAAAVWLLAVLGPGLSLAAEDNTEPDFSLCSRCFYRQTPPQGASAGPLLRSLCHTLPGGQAFASLSKPTCDTTVYSAFHLSHGGTEEEGEEGGEPVVTEEDDVKVAVPALLRGGGDPSHPVSPTGSPLQHWDSTFTSLVQYIITPQCSTLGGDLYILTGVGGFGAAEDGDEECQTKPLWSAVCCAVPEGKRGFSVGLIRETGEGERQVSVKELQEVLGVAELFSEGCGGADGETVGIRVGLHSERPPANIEELDAGLTGENTGAKNVDSNAADRVTEEEEVGSAATKGEEIGSDATKGEEVGSDATEGEEVGSDATEGEEVGSEGSVEKRRDVTHSKAVESESPESSADYGTVDEQETDTNSSSMLVYVFSTTLSILKAPLRPVFSTVTQFPGQVTYVLQEDLGVLTALPGETYSLFHLLTSDLLAWTGSAGETLLGIGENCFSSAYFCSSSILGALLNNCHTGVTGVGTLAGDTVGIFGDVLDNTWWVTKFFGGRLWDQSEGYVGTVMSEMGGQAKAVGGGLGRLVWRSGNGVGNVFTLGGGLVMGVVDMVVGAVRGAYGHESD, encoded by the exons atgctgtgtcctgctgctgtcagtGCAGCTGCTGCGGCTGTGTGGCTGCTGGCGGTGCTGGGCCCGGGCCTGTCTCTTGCAGCTGAGGACAACACGGAGCCAGACTTCAGCCTCTGCAGCCGCTGCTTCTACAGACAGACGCCTCCTCAGGGAGCCTCTGCGGGGCCGCTGCTGCGCTCACTGTGCCACACTCTGCCCGGGGGACAGGCGTTCGCCTCCCTGTCCAAACCGACCTGTGACACAACTGTCTACTCGGCCTTCCATCTCAGCCACGGAGGGacggaggaggaaggagaggaggggggagagccTGTTGTG ACGGAGGAAGACGACGTTAAAGTAGCAGTACCAGCCCTGCTCAGAGGAGGCGGGGATCCATCGCATCCTGTCTCGCCTACAGGCTCTCCTCTTCAACACTGGGACTCAACTTTCACATCACTGGTCCAGTACATCATCACTCCCCAGTGCAGCACTTTAGGGGGTGATTTGTACATCCTGACCGGCGTCGGAGGCTTCGGGGCAGCTGAGGATGGAGACGAGGAGTGTCAGACGAAGCCGCTGTGGTCTGCAGTGTGCTGCGCTGTCCCAGAGGGGAAGAGGGGCTTCAGTGTGGGGTTAATCAGAGAGACAGGGGAAGGGGAGAGGCAAGTGAGCGTTAAGGAGCTACAGGAAGTGCTGGGAGTGGCAGAGCTGTTCTCAGAGGGCTGTGGAGGAGCAGATGGGGAGACTGTTGGAATCAGAGTGGGTCTTCACAGTGAGAGGCCCCCTGCAAACATAGAGGAGCTGGATGCAGGTCTTACTGGGGAAAACACAGGAGCCAAGAATGTAGATTCAAACGCTGCTGATCGAGTcactgaagaagaggaggttGGTTCAGCTGCCACTAAAGGAGAGGAGATTGGTTCAGATGCCACTAAAGGAGAGGAGGTTGGTTCAGATGCCACTGAGGGAGAGGAGGTTGGTTCAGATGCCACTGAGGGAGAGGAG GTTGGTTCAGAAGGTAGCGTTGAAAAACGACGTGATGTGACGCATTCAAAAGCCGTCGAATCAGAGTCTCCTGAGTCGTCAGCTGACTATGGAACTGTGGATGAACAGGAGACAGACACTAACTCCAGCAGCATGCTGGTCTATGTCTTCTCCACCACCTTGTCCATCCTCAAAGCTCCGCTGCGGCCTGTGTTCTCCACAGTCACACAGTTCCCTGGACAG GTGACATACGTTCTTCAGGAAGACCTCGGGGTTCTGACTGCCCTGCCTGGAGAAACCTACTCGCTGTTCCacctcctgacctctgacctcttggCTTGGACGGGCTCAGCTGGAGAAACGCTGCTGGGTATCGGGGAAAACTGCTTCTCCAGCGCCTacttctgctcctcctccatcttGGGGGCCCTGCTGAACAACTGCCACACCGGAGTCACTGGCGTGGGGACCCTGGCTGGAGACACAGTGGGGATATTTGGGGATGTGTTGGATAATACTTGGTGGGTGACCAAGTTCTTTGGGGGGCGGCTTTGGGATCAGAGCGAGGGTTACGTAGGAACAGTGATGTCAGAGATGGGGGGGCAGGCGAAAGCTGTAGGTGGAGGGTTGGGGAGGCTGGTGTGGAGAAGTGGAAATGGTGTGGGTAATGTGTTTACGCTGGGAGGGGGTTTGGTGATGGGGGTGGTGGATATGGTCGTTGGTGCGGTGAGAGGGGCTTATGGGCATGAGTCAGACTGA
- the LOC115021342 gene encoding zinc-binding protein A33-like, whose protein sequence is MNRNHNKDANNNCNKSLLCDQKEKLIQAIKRIKHEVDECREAERETYIESVEVENCFDDLERELRAEFQNLHRFLDEEEYKDLERLRREKQKQVKQLKLREKKISAQGRDLEGAITVLNSKLAEEDGPKLLKEIQDLVKRSQVSFVPPARVDTEVRSGQFVGPIQYRIWKHMKSCLYPNITPMTIDPDTAHPNLSLSQSCTSVWFEEDKNTKDCPANPQRFRYYYCVLGHQSFTTGRHYWEVEVGRKTAWKLGVARGDVPRGEMDATGTSRGIWTLALKSGSVLACTDPEPTKVNVSVGLVRIGMFLDCEKEEVSFYNAVTMAPIYTFSMGTVEVPLLPFYNPCDADDGKNVAAIKIFNPSV, encoded by the exons ATGAACCGAAACCACAACAAAGACGCCAACAACAACTGCAATAAAAGCCTTCTCTGTGATCAGAAG gaaaAGCTTATCCAGGCTATTAAAAGAATCAAGCACGAGGTAGACGAGTGcagggaagcagagagagagacatacatagAGTCGGTGGAAGTAGAG AACTGTTTCGATGACCTGGAACGAGAACTCCGAGCCGAGTTTCAGAACCTCCATCGCTTCCTGGATGAGGAGGAATATAAAGATCTGGAGCGACTGAGGAGGGAGAAGCAGAAACAAGTGAAGCAGCTGAAGctaagagagaagaaaatatcaGCGCAAGGGAGAGACCTGGAGGGAGCGATCACGGTGCTCAACAGCAAACTGGCAGAAGAGGACGGTCCTAAACTGCTCAAa GAAATTCAAGATCTCGTAAAAAG GTCTCAGGTCAGCTTCGTTCCTCCAGCGCGAGTGGACACTGAGGTGCGCTCCGGACAGTTCGTGGGACCCATACAGTACAGGATATGGAAGCACATGAAAAGCTGCCTTTACCCAA ATATTACACCAATGACCATTGACCCGGACACCGCCCACCCTAACCTGTCCCTGTCGCAGTCTTGCACCTCAGTGTGGTTTGAGGAGGATAAGAACACGAAGGACTGCCCGGCCAACCCGCAACGGTTCCGCTATTACTACTGTGTGCTCGGCCATCAGAGCTTCACCACGGGACGACACtactgggaggtggaggtgggacGTAAGACGGCGTGGAAGTTGGGCGTGGCTCGAGGAGATGTCCCGAGAGGGGAGATGGATGCCACTGGCACTTCCAGAGGCATCTGGACTCTGGCCCTGAAGAGCGGATCTGTCCTGGCCTGCACCGACCCAGAGCCCACCAAGGTCAACGTATCTGTCGGTCTTGTCCGCATCGGTATGTTCTTAGACTGTGAAAAGGAAGAGGTGTCTTTCTATAACGCTGTTACGATGGCGCCAATCTACACCTTCTCCATGGGAACAGTCGAGGTTCCTCTGCTGCCCTTCTACAACCCGTGTGACGCAGATGACGGGAAGAACGTGGCAGCAATTAAGATCTTTAACCCGTCGGTCTGA
- the ino80e gene encoding INO80 complex subunit E isoform X2, translating to MSHRQTQARDMNGQADVEVDYKRKYKNLKRKLKFLVYEQECFQEELRRSQRKLLKVSRDKSFLLDRLLQYERVDEDSSDSDATVSSENSEGEGPRERERERDGAKKRRSSPGACLPSSSSPHLSLLSRPGVNPLQSSGSGPYLNTVVAPMAANYPSAPAAPPAASSPFSWVPRQMLSGDAAEEEGESDGDSDRGDEDRGEGDEAELVIDIPNE from the exons ATGTCGCACAGACAGACTCAAGCAAGAG acaTGAACGGCCAAGCGGACGTCGAGGTTGACTACAAGCGGAAATACAAAAATCTCAAACGCAAATTAAAGTTTCTTGTTTAT GAACAGGAATGCTttcaggaggagctgaggagatCACAGAGGAAACTTCTCAAAGTTTCCAGGGACAAAAG CTTCCTTCTGGACCGACTGCTACAGTACGAGAGGGTAGATGAAGACTCCTCAG ATTCAGATGCAACAGTTTCttcagaaaacagtgaaggaGAAGGTCccagggagagggaaagagaacgAGACGGAGCAAAGAA GCGAAGAAGTAGTCCTGGGGCGTGTcttccttcatcctcctcccctcacctctccCTGCTGTCCCGTCCGGGTGTAAACCCCCTGCAGTCGTCCGGCTCTGGACCCTACCTCAACACT GTTGTTGCCCCAATGGCAGCTAATTACCCATCAGCCCCTGCGGCCCCTCCGGCTGCCAGCAGCCCCTTCAGCTGGGTTCCCAGACAGATGCTAAGTGGAGACGCagctgaggaggagggagagagcgatGGAGACAGCGACAGAGGAGACGAagacagaggggagggagaCGAGGCTGAACTAGTCATTGACATCCCTAATGAGTGA
- the LOC115021337 gene encoding uncharacterized protein LOC115021337 isoform X1: protein MLCPAAVSAAAAAVWLLAVLGPGLSLAAEDNTEPDFSLCSRCFYRQTPPQGASAGPLLRSLCHTLPGGQAFASLSKPTCDTTVYSAFHLSHGGTEEEGEEGGEPVVTEEDDVKVAVPALLRGGGDPSHPVSPTGSPLQHWDSTFTSLVQYIITPQCSTLGGDLYILTGVGGFGAAEDGDEECQTKPLWSAVCCAVPEGKRGFSVGLIRETGEGERQVSVKELQEVLGVAELFSEGCGGADGETVGIRVGLHSERPPANIEELDAGLTGENTGAKNVDSNAADRVTEEEEVGSAATKGEEIGSDATKGEEVGSDATEGEEVGSDATEGEEVGSDATEGEEVGSEGSVEKRRDVTHSKAVESESPESSADYGTVDEQETDTNSSSMLVYVFSTTLSILKAPLRPVFSTVTQFPGQVTYVLQEDLGVLTALPGETYSLFHLLTSDLLAWTGSAGETLLGIGENCFSSAYFCSSSILGALLNNCHTGVTGVGTLAGDTVGIFGDVLDNTWWVTKFFGGRLWDQSEGYVGTVMSEMGGQAKAVGGGLGRLVWRSGNGVGNVFTLGGGLVMGVVDMVVGAVRGAYGHESD, encoded by the exons atgctgtgtcctgctgctgtcagtGCAGCTGCTGCGGCTGTGTGGCTGCTGGCGGTGCTGGGCCCGGGCCTGTCTCTTGCAGCTGAGGACAACACGGAGCCAGACTTCAGCCTCTGCAGCCGCTGCTTCTACAGACAGACGCCTCCTCAGGGAGCCTCTGCGGGGCCGCTGCTGCGCTCACTGTGCCACACTCTGCCCGGGGGACAGGCGTTCGCCTCCCTGTCCAAACCGACCTGTGACACAACTGTCTACTCGGCCTTCCATCTCAGCCACGGAGGGacggaggaggaaggagaggaggggggagagccTGTTGTG ACGGAGGAAGACGACGTTAAAGTAGCAGTACCAGCCCTGCTCAGAGGAGGCGGGGATCCATCGCATCCTGTCTCGCCTACAGGCTCTCCTCTTCAACACTGGGACTCAACTTTCACATCACTGGTCCAGTACATCATCACTCCCCAGTGCAGCACTTTAGGGGGTGATTTGTACATCCTGACCGGCGTCGGAGGCTTCGGGGCAGCTGAGGATGGAGACGAGGAGTGTCAGACGAAGCCGCTGTGGTCTGCAGTGTGCTGCGCTGTCCCAGAGGGGAAGAGGGGCTTCAGTGTGGGGTTAATCAGAGAGACAGGGGAAGGGGAGAGGCAAGTGAGCGTTAAGGAGCTACAGGAAGTGCTGGGAGTGGCAGAGCTGTTCTCAGAGGGCTGTGGAGGAGCAGATGGGGAGACTGTTGGAATCAGAGTGGGTCTTCACAGTGAGAGGCCCCCTGCAAACATAGAGGAGCTGGATGCAGGTCTTACTGGGGAAAACACAGGAGCCAAGAATGTAGATTCAAACGCTGCTGATCGAGTcactgaagaagaggaggttGGTTCAGCTGCCACTAAAGGAGAGGAGATTGGTTCAGATGCCACTAAAGGAGAGGAGGTTGGTTCAGATGCCACTGAGGGAGAGGAGGTTGGTTCAGATGCCACTGAGGGAGAGGAGGTTGGTTCAGATGCCACTGAGGGAGAGGAGGTTGGTTCAGAAGGTAGCGTTGAAAAACGACGTGATGTGACGCATTCAAAAGCCGTCGAATCAGAGTCTCCTGAGTCGTCAGCTGACTATGGAACTGTGGATGAACAGGAGACAGACACTAACTCCAGCAGCATGCTGGTCTATGTCTTCTCCACCACCTTGTCCATCCTCAAAGCTCCGCTGCGGCCTGTGTTCTCCACAGTCACACAGTTCCCTGGACAG GTGACATACGTTCTTCAGGAAGACCTCGGGGTTCTGACTGCCCTGCCTGGAGAAACCTACTCGCTGTTCCacctcctgacctctgacctcttggCTTGGACGGGCTCAGCTGGAGAAACGCTGCTGGGTATCGGGGAAAACTGCTTCTCCAGCGCCTacttctgctcctcctccatcttGGGGGCCCTGCTGAACAACTGCCACACCGGAGTCACTGGCGTGGGGACCCTGGCTGGAGACACAGTGGGGATATTTGGGGATGTGTTGGATAATACTTGGTGGGTGACCAAGTTCTTTGGGGGGCGGCTTTGGGATCAGAGCGAGGGTTACGTAGGAACAGTGATGTCAGAGATGGGGGGGCAGGCGAAAGCTGTAGGTGGAGGGTTGGGGAGGCTGGTGTGGAGAAGTGGAAATGGTGTGGGTAATGTGTTTACGCTGGGAGGGGGTTTGGTGATGGGGGTGGTGGATATGGTCGTTGGTGCGGTGAGAGGGGCTTATGGGCATGAGTCAGACTGA
- the ino80e gene encoding INO80 complex subunit E isoform X1 translates to MSHRQTQARDMNGQADVEVDYKRKYKNLKRKLKFLVYEQECFQEELRRSQRKLLKVSRDKSFLLDRLLQYERVDEDSSDSDATVSSENSEGEGPRERERERDGAKKRRSSPGACLPSSSSPHLSLLSRPGVNPLQSSGSGPYLNTLPFPPEYLAPPAERMKKERKTKTPKNKRDTTGKVVAPMAANYPSAPAAPPAASSPFSWVPRQMLSGDAAEEEGESDGDSDRGDEDRGEGDEAELVIDIPNE, encoded by the exons ATGTCGCACAGACAGACTCAAGCAAGAG acaTGAACGGCCAAGCGGACGTCGAGGTTGACTACAAGCGGAAATACAAAAATCTCAAACGCAAATTAAAGTTTCTTGTTTAT GAACAGGAATGCTttcaggaggagctgaggagatCACAGAGGAAACTTCTCAAAGTTTCCAGGGACAAAAG CTTCCTTCTGGACCGACTGCTACAGTACGAGAGGGTAGATGAAGACTCCTCAG ATTCAGATGCAACAGTTTCttcagaaaacagtgaaggaGAAGGTCccagggagagggaaagagaacgAGACGGAGCAAAGAA GCGAAGAAGTAGTCCTGGGGCGTGTcttccttcatcctcctcccctcacctctccCTGCTGTCCCGTCCGGGTGTAAACCCCCTGCAGTCGTCCGGCTCTGGACCCTACCTCAACACT TTGCCCTTCCCACCGGAGTATTTGGCTCCTCCAGCTGAACgaatgaagaaagagagaaaaacaaagacgcCTAAAAACAAGAGAGACACAACGGGGAAG GTTGTTGCCCCAATGGCAGCTAATTACCCATCAGCCCCTGCGGCCCCTCCGGCTGCCAGCAGCCCCTTCAGCTGGGTTCCCAGACAGATGCTAAGTGGAGACGCagctgaggaggagggagagagcgatGGAGACAGCGACAGAGGAGACGAagacagaggggagggagaCGAGGCTGAACTAGTCATTGACATCCCTAATGAGTGA